From Pusillibacter faecalis, one genomic window encodes:
- a CDS encoding sensor histidine kinase gives MMKRRIFRAILGVALTVLLASLVLIVGVLHGYFQDRALRELSQATAYIAHSVENEGIQYLEGTLPETDRITWVAADGTVLFDNWENPETMDGHINREEIREAMQLGRGSAVRYSETLSQSTLYYALRLTDGSVLRLAATQYSVWMLVLQALQPVAAVMLLALCLALWLAGRLSRQLVEPINALDPGRLEDQEPYEELAPLVRKIRSQNQQIERQMEDLRRQRREFAALTEHMSEGLLVIDKETRVLSYNAAALRLLHAGAPAETGESVLALNREAGFRRCVETVLAGRRCEELIERDDACCRLFANPVEQNGTLTGAVLIIMDVTEQERREALRREFAANVSHELKTPLTSILGTAEILRDGLVRPEDVTHFAGNIHREARRLIDLVNDIIRLSRLDEGGAVGQWESISLRQVAQSVMEQLRPAAEQKKVAMALEGDCGLVRGVPQIVEEIIYNLCDNAIAYNREGGSVILTLSQVEGGQRLSVADTGIGIPREAQNRVFERFYRVDKSHSSGGTGLGLSIVKHGAAYLGARVELVSELGKGSSFTLTFPCGNTDC, from the coding sequence ATGATGAAAAGACGAATTTTTCGCGCGATTTTGGGTGTGGCACTGACCGTCCTGCTGGCAAGCCTCGTGCTGATTGTGGGGGTGCTCCACGGATACTTCCAGGACCGGGCCTTGCGGGAGCTGTCCCAGGCCACCGCCTACATTGCCCACAGCGTAGAAAATGAGGGGATTCAGTATTTGGAGGGGACACTGCCTGAAACGGACCGAATTACCTGGGTGGCCGCGGATGGCACGGTCCTTTTTGACAACTGGGAGAACCCGGAGACCATGGACGGGCACATCAACCGGGAGGAGATCAGAGAGGCCATGCAGCTTGGCCGGGGGAGTGCGGTGCGCTACTCCGAGACCCTCTCCCAGTCCACACTCTACTACGCCCTGCGGCTCACCGACGGCTCCGTTCTGCGGCTGGCCGCGACCCAGTACTCCGTGTGGATGCTGGTGCTACAGGCGCTTCAGCCGGTGGCCGCCGTGATGCTGCTGGCCCTGTGCCTTGCCCTGTGGCTGGCGGGGCGGCTTTCCAGGCAGCTGGTAGAGCCCATCAACGCACTGGACCCCGGCAGGCTGGAGGATCAGGAGCCCTATGAAGAGCTGGCGCCGCTGGTGCGCAAAATCCGCAGCCAGAACCAGCAAATTGAGCGTCAGATGGAGGACTTGCGCCGACAGCGCCGGGAGTTCGCAGCCCTCACAGAGCATATGAGCGAGGGACTGCTGGTCATTGACAAAGAGACCCGGGTGCTCTCCTACAACGCTGCGGCGCTGCGGCTGCTGCATGCGGGTGCCCCTGCGGAGACGGGGGAGAGTGTGTTGGCGCTGAACCGGGAGGCGGGCTTTCGACGCTGCGTAGAGACAGTTTTGGCCGGACGGCGGTGCGAGGAGCTGATCGAAAGGGATGATGCCTGCTGCCGCCTGTTTGCAAACCCCGTGGAGCAAAATGGAACCCTGACAGGCGCAGTGCTGATTATCATGGATGTGACAGAGCAGGAGCGGCGGGAGGCACTGCGGCGGGAATTTGCCGCCAATGTCTCCCACGAGCTGAAAACCCCGCTGACATCCATCCTGGGAACCGCAGAGATTTTGCGGGATGGCCTGGTGCGGCCGGAGGATGTCACCCATTTTGCCGGAAACATTCACCGGGAGGCGCGACGCCTGATTGACTTGGTCAACGACATCATCCGCCTCTCCCGGCTGGATGAGGGCGGCGCTGTCGGCCAGTGGGAGAGCATCAGCCTGCGCCAAGTGGCGCAGAGCGTGATGGAGCAGCTGCGTCCGGCAGCGGAACAAAAGAAGGTCGCCATGGCTCTGGAGGGAGACTGTGGACTGGTTCGGGGGGTTCCCCAGATTGTAGAAGAGATCATCTATAACCTCTGCGACAATGCCATCGCCTATAACCGGGAGGGCGGCAGCGTGATACTGACCCTCAGCCAAGTCGAGGGCGGGCAGCGGCTCAGCGTGGCCGACACTGGAATTGGGATTCCACGGGAGGCTCAGAACCGGGTATTTGAGCGGTTTTACCGGGTGGATAAGAGCCACTCCAGCGGCGGAACAGGCTTGGGACTCTCGATCGTCAAGCATGGCGCCGCCTACCTGGGAGCGAGGGTGGAACTGGTGAGTGAGCTGGGAAAGGGCAGCAGCTTTACGCTGACCTTTCCTTGTGGAAACACAGACTGCTGA
- a CDS encoding response regulator transcription factor, translating to MIYLLEDDDSIRDLVIYTLNSQGMEARGFERPSAFWEAVREELPSLALLDIMLPEEDGISVLKKLRKDGRTARLPIIMLTAKGTEYDKVLGLDAGADDYIAKPFGMMELLSRIRALARRTSEKPSTYQCGCLCVDEGRHTVTVEGHETVLTQKEFELLCLLLQNRGQVFSRERLIEQVWGYAFTGETRTVDVHIRTLRQKLGPAGAYIQTVRGYGYKIDGEG from the coding sequence ATGATTTACTTATTGGAAGACGACGACAGCATCCGGGACCTGGTGATCTATACTCTGAACAGTCAGGGGATGGAGGCCCGCGGTTTCGAACGGCCCTCTGCCTTTTGGGAGGCCGTGAGAGAGGAGTTGCCGTCCCTGGCGCTGCTGGATATCATGCTTCCGGAGGAGGATGGCATCTCCGTTTTGAAGAAGCTGCGAAAGGATGGCCGTACTGCAAGACTCCCCATCATCATGCTGACGGCCAAGGGAACGGAGTATGATAAAGTTCTGGGCCTGGACGCCGGAGCCGATGACTATATTGCCAAGCCTTTTGGAATGATGGAGCTGCTCTCTCGAATCCGGGCGCTTGCGCGGCGTACATCAGAGAAGCCGAGTACATACCAATGCGGCTGTCTCTGCGTGGATGAGGGCCGCCATACCGTGACGGTGGAGGGCCACGAGACGGTCCTGACCCAAAAAGAATTTGAACTGCTGTGTCTGCTGCTGCAGAACCGGGGACAGGTATTCAGCCGGGAACGGCTGATTGAACAGGTGTGGGGGTATGCCTTTACCGGTGAAACCCGCACAGTGGATGTCCACATCCGGACGCTGCGGCAGAAGCTGGGACCGGCGGGTGCCTATATACAGACGGTCCGGGGATATGGCTATAAGATCGACGGAGAAGGCTGA
- a CDS encoding HD domain-containing protein, whose product MTVLTYEDVKDNAAIRTYIQRADESLTALGFTEHSFAHVTAVAEKAGYILETLGYPARTVELVKIAGFLHDIGNLVNRVDHSQSGAVMAFRLLDNLQCDPEEIATIVTAIGNHDEGTGLPVNAVSAALILADKSDVRRSRVRNQDPSTFDIHDRVNYSVKKSQLKINEEHTLIKLKLSVDTKYGSVMDYFEIFMQRMILCRKAAEKLGLQFKLMINEQQLI is encoded by the coding sequence ATGACTGTGCTCACTTATGAAGATGTGAAAGACAATGCGGCGATCCGCACCTATATTCAGCGCGCGGATGAGTCTTTGACGGCCCTGGGCTTTACAGAGCACAGCTTTGCTCATGTAACGGCGGTGGCGGAAAAGGCAGGCTATATTCTGGAGACGCTGGGCTATCCTGCGCGGACGGTGGAGCTTGTGAAAATCGCGGGTTTTCTGCATGATATCGGCAATCTGGTAAACCGAGTGGATCACTCTCAGTCCGGCGCTGTCATGGCCTTTCGTCTTCTGGACAATCTCCAGTGCGATCCGGAGGAGATTGCCACGATTGTCACTGCCATCGGCAACCATGACGAGGGTACGGGGCTTCCAGTGAACGCGGTGTCGGCGGCGCTGATTCTGGCAGATAAGTCAGATGTGCGCCGCAGCCGGGTCCGGAATCAGGACCCCAGCACCTTTGATATCCATGACCGGGTAAACTACTCCGTAAAGAAGTCTCAGCTGAAGATCAACGAAGAACATACCCTGATTAAGCTGAAACTGTCCGTAGATACCAAGTACGGCTCTGTGATGGACTATTTTGAAATTTTTATGCAGCGGATGATTCTTTGCCGCAAGGCGGCCGAGAAGTTGGGGCTGCAGTTCAAGCTGATGATCAATGAGCAGCAGCTGATCTGA
- the phoU gene encoding phosphate signaling complex protein PhoU, with amino-acid sequence MRNKFEEQLEKLHVEMIQMGALCEDAISAAAEALIHSDAALAAAAEEAEREIDQKEREVENLCLKLLLQQQPVARDLREISAALKMISDLERIGDQAADIAEMTSYVHLPQGRSSHIADMARAVINMVTDSVDSFVKRDLQLARQVCAADDRVDDLFIQVRRELVELIAADASYGEQGLDLLMVAKYLERIGDHATNVAEWVEYSITGVHPSNN; translated from the coding sequence GTGAGAAACAAGTTTGAAGAGCAGCTGGAAAAGCTGCATGTGGAAATGATCCAAATGGGCGCCCTGTGCGAGGACGCCATCTCCGCCGCTGCCGAGGCGCTGATTCACAGCGACGCGGCCCTGGCCGCCGCCGCGGAGGAGGCGGAGCGGGAGATCGACCAAAAGGAGCGGGAGGTGGAGAACCTGTGTCTGAAGCTGCTGCTGCAACAGCAGCCGGTGGCCCGGGACCTGCGGGAGATCTCCGCGGCACTCAAGATGATTTCCGATCTGGAGCGGATTGGGGATCAGGCGGCGGATATCGCGGAGATGACCAGCTATGTGCATCTTCCGCAGGGCAGAAGCTCTCATATTGCGGATATGGCCCGGGCTGTCATTAATATGGTGACAGACAGCGTGGACTCCTTTGTGAAGCGGGATCTGCAGCTGGCCCGCCAGGTCTGTGCCGCCGACGACCGGGTGGATGATCTGTTTATCCAGGTGCGGCGGGAGCTGGTGGAGCTGATCGCCGCCGATGCCTCCTATGGTGAGCAGGGGTTGGATTTGCTGATGGTTGCAAAATACCTGGAACGAATCGGCGACCATGCCACCAATGTAGCGGAGTGGGTGGAGTACTCCATCACCGGAGTGCATCCGTCCAATAACTGA
- the pstB gene encoding phosphate ABC transporter ATP-binding protein PstB: MSTIIEVKDLNLWYGTHHALHSVNIAIPEHEITALIGPSGCGKSTFLKTLNRMNDLIPGIRIEGEVQYGGENVYDPAVDPTWLRKQIGMVFQKANPFPMSIYDNVAYGPRTHGIRSRVKLDEIVENSLRSAAIWDEVKDRLKKSALGLSGGQQQRLCIARALAVEPEVLLMDESTSALDPISTSKIEDLAVELKSRYTVIMVTHNMQQAARVSDNTAFFLLGDLVEFGKTETLFSTPKDQRTEDYITGRFG, from the coding sequence ATGTCCACCATCATTGAAGTAAAGGATTTAAATCTGTGGTATGGGACACACCACGCCCTCCACAGCGTCAATATCGCCATTCCCGAGCATGAGATCACAGCCTTGATCGGTCCCTCGGGCTGCGGTAAGTCCACCTTTTTAAAGACCCTTAACCGCATGAATGATCTGATTCCCGGCATCCGCATTGAGGGAGAGGTCCAGTATGGAGGCGAGAACGTCTATGACCCGGCTGTAGACCCCACCTGGCTGCGCAAGCAGATCGGCATGGTATTCCAAAAGGCAAATCCGTTCCCCATGAGCATTTATGATAATGTTGCCTACGGCCCCAGAACACATGGGATTCGCTCCCGGGTGAAGCTGGATGAGATTGTGGAGAACTCTCTGCGCTCTGCAGCTATCTGGGACGAGGTCAAGGACCGTTTGAAGAAAAGCGCGCTGGGGCTCTCCGGCGGCCAGCAGCAGCGGCTTTGCATCGCCCGGGCACTGGCGGTGGAGCCGGAGGTGCTGCTGATGGACGAATCCACCAGCGCTCTGGACCCGATCTCCACGTCCAAAATTGAAGACCTTGCGGTGGAGCTGAAAAGCAGGTATACTGTCATTATGGTGACGCACAATATGCAGCAGGCCGCTCGTGTCTCCGACAACACGGCGTTTTTCCTGCTGGGAGACCTGGTGGAGTTCGGAAAGACGGAGACATTGTTCTCCACGCCGAAGGACCAGCGCACGGAAGACTATATTACCGGCCGGTTTGGTTGA
- the pstA gene encoding phosphate ABC transporter permease PstA — protein sequence MGDKTLSTRRRVYDRVLRVLLYLCGVLTCALLALIIGYIFYRGIPNITWELLSSQTSYIKDTIGILPNILNTVYLVVLAMVIVLPLGVGAAIYLTEYAANRRLVAVIEFATETLTGIPSIIFGLVGMLFFIQMLGLKTGVLAGGLTLVVMILPTIVRTTQESLKTVPNSYREGALAMGAGKWHMVRTVVLPNSVDGIITGCILAVGRIVGESAALLYTAGFGLVLNGFITSLESSSASLTVALYVYASERGETAVAFAIATILMLLTLVINLSANLVGRKLKK from the coding sequence GTGGGCGATAAAACCCTTTCCACCAGACGCCGGGTCTATGACCGGGTGCTCCGTGTCCTGCTGTACCTGTGTGGCGTTCTCACCTGTGCCCTGCTGGCGCTGATTATCGGCTATATTTTCTACCGTGGCATCCCCAATATCACCTGGGAGCTGCTTAGCAGCCAGACCAGCTATATTAAGGACACCATCGGCATTCTTCCCAATATCCTCAATACCGTCTATCTGGTGGTGCTGGCCATGGTTATTGTGCTGCCGCTGGGGGTGGGCGCCGCCATCTATCTGACAGAGTACGCCGCCAACCGCAGACTGGTGGCCGTCATTGAGTTTGCCACCGAAACCTTGACGGGCATCCCCTCCATTATCTTCGGTCTGGTGGGTATGCTGTTCTTCATCCAGATGTTGGGGCTCAAGACCGGTGTGCTGGCGGGCGGTCTCACCCTGGTGGTGATGATCCTGCCCACCATCGTCCGCACCACCCAGGAGAGCTTGAAAACCGTGCCCAACTCCTACCGGGAGGGAGCCCTGGCCATGGGAGCGGGCAAGTGGCACATGGTCCGCACCGTGGTACTGCCAAACTCCGTGGATGGCATCATCACAGGCTGTATCCTGGCCGTGGGCAGGATTGTGGGGGAGAGCGCGGCACTTTTGTACACAGCCGGGTTCGGTCTGGTCCTCAACGGCTTCATCACCTCGCTGGAGTCCTCCTCCGCATCTTTGACTGTGGCCCTCTATGTATATGCCAGCGAGCGGGGCGAGACTGCCGTGGCCTTCGCCATCGCCACTATCCTGATGCTGCTGACCCTGGTCATCAATTTGTCCGCCAACCTGGTGGGCCGGAAACTAAAAAAGTAA
- the pstC gene encoding phosphate ABC transporter permease subunit PstC → MNLLFFTCGMIAVAFVLIISIYLVISGMPAILEIGPINFLFGTRWYASTNDFGIFAIILTSFAGTAGAILVGVPVGLMTAIFLSKVAPPKVAAVIHMAVELLAGIPSVVYGLVGMILLVPAIRVAFDLPSGATLLAAIIVLAVMILPSIISVSETALRAVPREYEEASLALGATHIETVFRVSVPAARSGIATAIVLGIGRAIGEAMAIIMVAGNVANMPGLLKSVRFLTTAIASEMSYAAVGSTHRNALFSIGLVLFLFIMMINVFLNVFIKNRKEE, encoded by the coding sequence ATGAATCTGCTGTTTTTTACCTGTGGCATGATTGCGGTGGCCTTTGTGCTGATCATCAGCATCTATTTGGTCATCTCCGGCATGCCGGCCATTTTGGAGATCGGTCCCATCAACTTCCTCTTCGGCACCCGCTGGTACGCATCCACCAATGACTTCGGCATTTTCGCCATTATCCTCACCTCCTTTGCCGGCACTGCCGGAGCCATCCTTGTGGGGGTGCCGGTGGGCCTGATGACTGCGATCTTCCTCTCCAAGGTAGCCCCCCCAAAGGTGGCGGCTGTCATCCACATGGCGGTGGAGTTGTTGGCGGGCATCCCCTCCGTGGTCTACGGACTGGTAGGTATGATTCTGCTGGTGCCGGCCATCCGGGTAGCCTTTGACCTGCCCTCCGGCGCCACGCTCCTGGCCGCCATCATCGTGCTGGCAGTGATGATTCTGCCCTCCATCATCTCCGTGTCGGAGACGGCCCTGCGGGCAGTTCCCCGGGAGTATGAAGAGGCGTCTCTGGCTCTTGGAGCCACGCACATTGAGACGGTGTTCCGGGTCAGCGTCCCCGCTGCCCGCAGCGGCATTGCCACCGCCATTGTCCTGGGCATCGGCCGGGCCATTGGCGAGGCCATGGCCATCATCATGGTGGCCGGCAACGTGGCCAATATGCCTGGGCTTTTGAAATCCGTCCGGTTCCTGACCACCGCCATTGCCTCGGAGATGTCTTACGCCGCTGTGGGTTCCACCCACCGCAACGCTCTCTTCTCCATCGGGCTGGTACTGTTTTTGTTTATCATGATGATTAACGTGTTTCTCAATGTGTTCATTAAAAATAGGAAGGAGGAGTGA
- a CDS encoding phosphate ABC transporter substrate-binding protein, translating into MKKVFALLLTLTMTMALLAGCGSDTTSDTTDDAGDTTGDPQETTLSGTVATDGSTSMESVIGVLGEQFMADNSGVTVTYNPTGSGAGIEAVANGSCDIGLASRALKDEEKSGGLTETIVALDGIAVIVNAENAVTDLSLEQIAQIYTGEITDWSGVGGTAGAVAVIGRESGSGTRDGFESITDTEDACVLAQELSSTGAVIEAVRTTPGAIGYASLSAVEGQEGITVLTVGGVAPSEETVLDGSYAIQRPFVFATRTDEALSEAAQAFFDWATSTAANDLIKGAGAVPVAQ; encoded by the coding sequence ATGAAGAAAGTATTTGCGCTTTTGCTGACCTTGACTATGACCATGGCACTCCTGGCAGGCTGCGGCAGCGATACTACCAGCGACACAACGGATGATGCTGGGGACACAACCGGCGATCCCCAAGAGACCACGCTCAGCGGTACCGTGGCCACCGATGGGTCCACCTCGATGGAGTCTGTGATCGGCGTTTTGGGGGAGCAGTTTATGGCTGACAATTCCGGCGTGACTGTTACCTACAACCCCACCGGTTCTGGCGCCGGCATTGAGGCTGTTGCCAACGGAAGCTGTGACATCGGTTTGGCCTCCCGCGCTCTGAAGGACGAGGAAAAGTCCGGCGGCCTGACGGAGACCATTGTGGCACTGGACGGCATCGCCGTGATCGTCAATGCCGAGAATGCTGTGACCGACCTTTCCCTGGAGCAGATTGCCCAGATTTATACCGGTGAGATCACCGACTGGTCTGGTGTGGGCGGTACCGCCGGCGCTGTCGCTGTCATTGGCCGTGAGTCTGGTTCCGGTACCCGGGATGGCTTTGAGTCCATCACGGACACGGAGGATGCCTGCGTCCTGGCCCAGGAGCTAAGTTCCACCGGCGCCGTTATTGAGGCGGTCCGCACCACCCCTGGTGCCATTGGCTACGCATCCCTCTCTGCTGTGGAGGGACAGGAGGGCATCACCGTTCTGACGGTTGGAGGCGTGGCTCCCTCTGAGGAGACTGTTCTGGACGGCAGCTATGCCATTCAGCGCCCCTTTGTGTTCGCCACCCGTACCGATGAGGCCCTCAGCGAGGCTGCGCAGGCTTTCTTTGACTGGGCGACCTCTACCGCCGCTAACGACCTGATCAAGGGCGCTGGCGCTGTGCCTGTGGCTCAATAA
- the pfkA gene encoding 6-phosphofructokinase translates to MEKQRIGVLTSGGDAPGMNAAIRAVVRTASRQGMECVGIRRGWHGLINSDFVRLDTASVSHTIDKGGTLLYTARSEEFLSPSGREKALATCKLLGLDGLVAIGGDGTFRGALALSRQAAEEHSPLQVVGIPATIDNDIGCTHYTIGFDTACNTAIACIDKLRDTMQSHERCSLVEVMGRHAGYLALYVGIAVGATAVLIPEHEVDFERDIADKIRRARLSGSTHYMIVVAEGAGSAMDYANRIRQEIGIDPRVTVLGHIQRGGTPSARDREAASRMGYSAVMAMAQNRGNCIIAIQNGQIVDLDMEEALQMTKSFQMDRYQILEALSIPQA, encoded by the coding sequence ATGGAAAAGCAGCGGATCGGCGTTCTGACCAGCGGAGGCGACGCGCCAGGTATGAACGCCGCGATCCGTGCCGTGGTGCGGACTGCCAGCCGCCAGGGCATGGAATGCGTTGGAATTCGCAGAGGGTGGCATGGTCTCATCAACAGTGATTTTGTCCGCTTAGATACCGCCAGCGTCAGTCACACCATTGATAAGGGCGGCACGCTGCTCTATACGGCCCGCAGTGAGGAGTTCCTGTCTCCCTCCGGCCGCGAAAAAGCTCTGGCTACCTGCAAGCTGCTGGGGCTGGATGGACTGGTCGCCATCGGCGGCGATGGCACCTTTCGGGGTGCCCTGGCCTTGTCCCGCCAGGCGGCGGAGGAGCACAGTCCTTTACAGGTCGTTGGAATTCCCGCCACAATTGACAACGACATCGGCTGCACCCACTACACCATCGGGTTTGACACCGCCTGCAACACCGCCATCGCGTGCATCGACAAGCTGCGGGACACCATGCAGTCCCACGAGCGCTGCTCTCTGGTGGAGGTCATGGGACGCCACGCCGGCTACCTGGCTCTCTATGTTGGGATTGCAGTAGGCGCCACTGCTGTTCTGATCCCGGAACATGAGGTGGACTTTGAACGGGATATCGCAGATAAAATCCGGCGTGCCAGGCTCTCAGGCAGCACCCACTACATGATCGTGGTGGCTGAGGGCGCCGGCAGCGCCATGGACTACGCCAACCGCATTCGTCAGGAGATCGGCATTGATCCCCGGGTCACGGTGCTGGGACATATTCAGCGGGGCGGCACTCCTTCCGCCCGGGACAGAGAGGCTGCCAGCCGCATGGGATATTCGGCTGTGATGGCCATGGCGCAAAACAGGGGCAACTGCATCATCGCCATTCAAAATGGTCAGATTGTGGACCTGGATATGGAAGAGGCCCTACAGATGACCAAAAGCTTTCAGATGGACCGATATCAAATTCTGGAGGCTCTGTCGATTCCGCAGGCATGA
- a CDS encoding TrkH family potassium uptake protein, producing MNYRMIGFLIGRILLTEAALLALPTVTAILYGESPMPFLTTALALAAVGLLLGSRKPRQSAIYARDGFAVVALAWILMSAFGALPFVLSGDIPSYVDALFETVSGFTTTGATILPEVESLSRGILFWRSFTHWVGGMGVLVFVMAILPMSDGHGMHLMRAEVPGPSVGKLVSRMSDSAKILYGIYLVMTLLEIFLLLAGGMPLFDACIHSFGSAGTGGFSNRNLSVGAYGNAYYELVIGVFMLLFGINFNLYYFLMIRRFRDVFHSEELRAYLGIVAAAVLAIAVDVAHLYDSFAVSLRHAFFQVSSIITTTGFATVDFNTWPTFSKGILMVLMFVGACAGSTGGGIKVARMLILGKTALSDMRKMLHPTAVSAVRFEGKPLADQTVRSVHVFITVYLMVFTVSFLLLCLEGFDLITTFSALAACINNVGPGLEVVGPMGNFSGFSPWGKLLLSFNMLVGRLEIFPMLLLFAPSIWRRRLIRPVQNGI from the coding sequence TTGAACTATCGAATGATTGGTTTTCTCATTGGACGCATCCTGCTGACAGAGGCTGCGCTGCTGGCGCTGCCAACTGTAACAGCGATCCTGTACGGAGAGTCGCCCATGCCCTTTCTGACAACCGCCCTGGCGCTTGCGGCGGTGGGGTTGCTGCTGGGCAGCCGGAAGCCCAGGCAGTCGGCCATATACGCAAGAGACGGCTTTGCGGTCGTGGCGCTGGCGTGGATTCTGATGTCTGCCTTCGGTGCGCTGCCCTTTGTGCTCTCGGGGGATATCCCAAGCTATGTGGACGCGCTGTTTGAGACCGTTTCCGGTTTTACCACCACCGGCGCCACCATCCTGCCGGAGGTGGAGTCCCTCAGCCGGGGAATTTTGTTCTGGCGGAGCTTTACCCACTGGGTGGGCGGCATGGGCGTGCTGGTCTTCGTGATGGCAATTCTTCCGATGTCGGATGGCCACGGCATGCATCTGATGCGGGCCGAGGTGCCGGGGCCCTCGGTGGGCAAGCTGGTCAGCCGCATGAGCGACAGCGCCAAGATTCTCTATGGCATTTACCTGGTCATGACGCTGCTGGAAATCTTTCTGCTGCTGGCGGGAGGGATGCCGCTCTTTGACGCCTGCATCCACTCCTTCGGCTCCGCTGGCACCGGCGGCTTCAGCAACCGCAATCTCAGTGTAGGTGCGTATGGAAATGCCTATTACGAGCTTGTGATCGGTGTTTTCATGCTGCTGTTCGGCATCAATTTCAACCTCTATTACTTCCTGATGATCCGCCGGTTCCGGGATGTGTTCCACTCCGAGGAACTGCGGGCTTATCTGGGGATTGTGGCTGCGGCGGTGCTGGCCATCGCTGTGGATGTGGCCCATCTGTACGACTCCTTTGCCGTCAGCCTACGTCACGCTTTTTTCCAGGTGTCCTCCATCATTACCACCACCGGCTTTGCCACTGTGGACTTTAACACCTGGCCCACCTTTTCCAAAGGAATTTTAATGGTGTTGATGTTTGTGGGAGCCTGCGCCGGGTCCACCGGCGGCGGCATCAAGGTAGCCAGGATGCTGATCCTGGGAAAGACGGCTCTTTCCGACATGCGAAAAATGCTGCACCCCACAGCCGTTTCCGCCGTCCGGTTTGAGGGGAAGCCCCTGGCAGATCAGACGGTCCGCAGCGTGCATGTGTTTATCACGGTTTATCTGATGGTGTTTACTGTCTCGTTCTTGTTGCTGTGTTTGGAGGGGTTTGACCTTATCACCACGTTTTCCGCCCTGGCGGCCTGTATCAACAACGTGGGCCCCGGCTTGGAGGTGGTTGGGCCCATGGGGAATTTCAGCGGCTTTTCCCCGTGGGGTAAGCTGCTGCTGTCCTTCAACATGCTGGTGGGACGGCTGGAGATCTTCCCCATGCTGCTGCTGTTTGCGCCTTCCATTTGGCGGCGGCGGTTGATCCGCCCTGTGCAGAATGGAATCTAA